A window of the Brassica oleracea var. oleracea cultivar TO1000 chromosome C1, BOL, whole genome shotgun sequence genome harbors these coding sequences:
- the LOC106326318 gene encoding 3-ketoacyl-CoA synthase 16, giving the protein MYSSMKLCFIPLMAAIAMKASSLSTQDLHSFYLYLEKNSTSLTMFTISLILGWTLYIMNRPKPVYLVDFSCYLPPSHLKVSVKKIMSHVRVIREQGMWAKTGEHDYLMDFVEKILERSGLGQETYIPEGLHCLPLEQTMTGSRKETTDVILGAVDNVLRNTGVSPSDIGILVVNSSTFNPTPSLATIIVNKYKLRDNIKSLNLGGMGCSAGVIAIDVAKSLLQVHRNTYALVVSTENITQNLYLGNNKSMLVTNCLFRVGGAAVLLSNMSKDRKRAKYKLVHTVRVHTGSDDRSYGCATQEDDEDGLVGVSLSKDLPMVAARTLKINIATLGPLVLPIREKLRFFVTFVRKKFFDPKIKHYMPDFKLAFEHFCIHAGGRALIDELEKNLHLSPLHVEASRMTLHRFGNTSSSSIWYELAYTEAKGRMKKGDRIWQIALGSGFKCNSSVWVALRNVKPSANNPWEDCLHKYPVEIDI; this is encoded by the coding sequence ATGTATTCCTCAATGAAGCTCTGTTTCATCCCATTAATGGCTGCTATAGCCATGAAAGCTTCTAGTCTCTCCACACAAGATCTCCACAGCTTTTACCTCTACCTAGAAAAAAACTCCACATCCCTAACCATGTTCACCATCTCTCTCATTCTCGGTTGGACGCTTTACATCATGAACCGGCCCAAACCCGTTTACCTAGTTGACTTCAGCTGCTACCTCCCACCGTCTCATCTCAAAGTCAGCGTCAAGAAGATCATGAGCCACGTGAGAGTTATACGCGAGCAAGGCATGTGGGCGAAGACAGGCGAGCACGATTACTTGATGGACTTCGTCGAGAAGATTCTAGAACGGTCCGGTCTAGGCCAAGAGACTTACATACCTGAAGGTCTACATTGCTTGCCGTTAGAGCAAACGATGACCGGGTCACGTAAAGAGACTACGGACGTTATACTAGGAGCGGTCGATAATGTTCTCCGCAACACTGGAGTTAGCCCGAGTGATATAGGTATCTTAGTGGTGAACTCTAGCACTTTTAATCCTACTCCTTCGTTAGCTACTATTATTGTTAACAAATATAAACTTAGGGATAATATAAAGAGCTTGAATCTTGGTGGGATGGGGTGTAGTGCTGGCGTTATAGCTATAGATGTCGCTAAGAGTTTGTTACAAGTTCATAGGAACACTTATGCTCTAGTGGTCAGCACCGAGAACATCACTCAGAACTTGTACTTAGGTAACAACAAATCGATGTTGGTTACAAACTGTTTGTTCCGGGTGGGTGGGGCTGCGGTTTTGCTTTCCAACATGTCTAAAGACCGAAAACGCGCTAAATACAAGCTTGTTCACACGGTGCGGGTCCATACCGGGTCAGACGACCGGTCGTACGGATGCGCTACACAAGAAGATGATGAAGATGGTTTGGTCGGAGTTTCCTTGTCGAAGGATCTACCTATGGTGGCTGCAAGAACGTTAAAGATCAATATCGCAACGTTGGGTCCACTTGTTCTTCCCATACGTGAGAAGCTTCGCTTCTTTGTAACGTTCGTTAGAAAGAAGTTTTTCGACCCCAAGATCAAGCATTACATGCCAGATTTCAAGCTGGCTTTCGAGCATTTTTGTATCCATGCGGGTGGTAGAGCGCTTATAGATGAACTTGAGAAGAATCTTCATTTGTCTCCGCTACACGTTGAAGCATCAAGAATGACATTACATAGGTTTGGTAATACCTCGTCGAGTTCTATTTGGTATGAGTTGGCTTACACTGAAGCTAAAGGGAGGATGAAGAAAGGAGATAGGATTTGGCAGATAGCATTGGGGTCAGGGTTTAAGTGTAATAGTTCTGTTTGGGTGGCTCTTCGTAACGTGAAGCCTTCTGCTAATAATCCTTGGGAAGACTGCCTCCACAAATATCCAGTTGAGATCGATATATGA